From Puntigrus tetrazona isolate hp1 chromosome 8, ASM1883169v1, whole genome shotgun sequence, the proteins below share one genomic window:
- the crybb2 gene encoding beta-crystallin B2 encodes MATDHQNPATKQKQPVASNFKLVIYEQENFQGRCHELTGPCNNIKEADVAKVGSILVLCGPWVGYEQPGCKGEQYVFEKGEYPRWDAWTNSRRSDCIVAFRPIKVDSQEHKIVLYENPSFAGKKIEIIDDDVPSFHAHGYHEKVSSVRVQSGTWVGYQYPGYRGFQYLFEKGEFKECSEFGAVLPHIQSVRRIRDMQYHPRGAFQAST; translated from the exons ATGGCAACTGATCACCAGAACCCTGCAACCAAGCAAAAACAACCAGTTGCCAGTAACTTCAAG TTGGTCATTTACGAACAGGAAAACTTTCAAGGCCGCTGTCATGAGCTGACTGGGCCCTGTAACAACATCAAGGAGGCGGACGTGGCGAAAGTGGGCTCAATACTGGTGCTGTGTGGACC GTGGGTGGGATATGAGCAGCCCGGCTGTAAGGGGGAACAGTATGTGTTTGAGAAGGGTGAGTATCCTCGCTGGGACGCCTGGACCAACAGCAGACGCAGTGACTGCATCGTCGCCTTCCGCCCCATCAAAGTG GACAGCCAGGAACACAAGATCGTGCTCTATGAGAACCCAAGCTTCGCTGGGAAGAAGATTGAGATCATAGATGATGATGTTCCCAGCTTCCACGCTCATGGATACCATGAGAAAGTCTCTTCAGTTCGTGTGCAGAGTGGCAC CTGGGTGGGCTATCAGTACCCAGGATACAGAGGCTTCCAGTACTTGTTTGAGAAAGGAGAGTTTAAGGAGTGTTCTGAGTTTGGGGCCGTGCTGCCTCATATCCAGTCCGTGAGGCGCATCCGTGACATGCAGTATCACCCAAGAGGGGCCTTCCAAGCCTCCACCTAA
- the LOC122350649 gene encoding uncharacterized protein KIAA1671 homolog, protein MEYLGDKLSVAHSQVSGWMGNVRRSLQGALNMVSSSVERRSAGGGGEDGGGFKRAASLRSLASRSRESFRRFSLRSQQRLSLRRRTTSLASPSTPSSELVKQCGGGPEENKDTDNLVQETDSQYGTWETGLRTDDSLTPATPSSDDNLTPSPRKPTPPHAAEQPLLIDTTDGSTASPQKQTELPFPETPTTLLDSSALRARVSLNKKSTRRAPPSRAARHSALLSQVPEGTGAEDEWRYKDSIEEKTDPCKQGEESDSEEQAKGIESRTSSMSQPQRVALFPGMDPSALKAQLKKRGDSDNQTEGPSPSQLSRSPKSPFLPRAARVLPPAGGKENGEESSPQWLKELKTKKRLSQYENDNTA, encoded by the exons ATGGAGTACCTGGGAGACAAGTTGTCAGTGGCCCACTCGCAAGTGTCTGGCTGGATGGGAAATGTACGCCGTTCCCTTCAAGGTGCCCTCAACATGGTCTCCAGCAGCGTTGAGAGAAGATCAGCAGGAGGAGGTGGAGAGGATGGAGGTGGTTTTAAAAGGGCCGCCTCTCTACGCAGCTTGGCCAGTCGCAGCCGTGAATCCTTCCGCAGATTCAGCCTGCGCAGCCAACAACGCTTGTCCCTACGCAGACGAACCACCTCGCTGGCTTCACCGAGCACTCCTTCGTCT GAGCTGGTAAAGCAGTGCGGCGGTGGACCGGAGGAGAATAAAGACACAGACAATCTGGTGCAGGAGACCGACAGTCAGTACGGCACATGGGAGACAGGACTCCGCACAGACGACAG CCTCACTCCAGCTACACCTTCGTCTGACGACAACCTCACCCCATCTCCACGAAAGCCCACCCCACCCCACGCGGCCGAACAGCCCCTTCTCATCGACACGACAGATGGCTCGACCGCGTCTCCTCAAAAACAGACAGAGCTCCCATTCCCAGAG ACCCCGACGACACTGTTAGACTCTAGCGCACTACGTGCCAGGGTCAGCCTGAACAAGAAGAGCACTCGCAGAGCCCCGCCTTCTCGAGCCGCCCGCCACAGCGCGCTCTTATCACAAGTCCCCGAGGGAACCGGAGCAGAAGATGAATGGCGCTACAAGGACTCAATAG AGGAGAAGACAGACCCTTGTAAGCAGGGTGAGGAGTCAGACTCTGAGGAGCAGGCCAAGGGGATCGAATCCCGTACATCCTCCATGTCTCAGCCTCAGAGAGTGGCGCTCTTCCCTGGCATGGACCCATCTGCTCTCAAG GCTCAGCTAAAGAAGAGAGGAGACTCAGACAATCAGACAGAAGGCCCTTCACCCTCTCAGCTCTCACGTTCACCCAAATCTCCGTTCTTGCCTCGAGCTGCCCGCGTGCTGCCTCCTGCTGGCGGCAAAGAGAATGG AGAAGAGTCCTCACCTCAGTGGCTGAAAGaactaaagacaaaaaaacgtTTGAGTCAGTATGAAAACGACAATACAGCCTGA